The following are encoded in a window of Rubellicoccus peritrichatus genomic DNA:
- a CDS encoding AI-2E family transporter translates to MSAPRTASGIRILVVIAALIIIIAGLKAAAAIVVPFLLAVFVVILVAPWYFWMQRKGVPSALSLLVIVAALLALGIFGASFFTATVNSFVRNLPQYQTILTQQVSEATGWLEARGVEVPEDAFNQALDTQKLFAYARTIAGSVTILLSNGFVITLVAIFILLEAARLPGKIRNLPGMTDRRWDDFLGIVGNVRQYMAMKTVMSLLTAVLVGSMLWLLDVDYPILLAVLAFLLNFVPSIGSIIAAIPGILLALILQGLGDATICAIGYIIINVGVSNFLEPKYMGKGLGISPMIIIVSLFLWGWILGPVGMLLSVPLTMTIKVALESNPRTRSIAFLLSDGVPMQDEQQEKAGR, encoded by the coding sequence ATGTCTGCACCACGCACCGCATCGGGTATTCGCATACTGGTCGTCATCGCCGCACTTATTATCATAATCGCGGGGTTAAAGGCAGCAGCGGCTATCGTGGTGCCATTTCTGCTCGCCGTGTTCGTCGTCATCCTGGTGGCGCCATGGTATTTCTGGATGCAGCGCAAAGGTGTTCCTTCGGCTCTTTCATTGCTGGTTATTGTTGCTGCCCTGTTGGCCCTGGGGATATTCGGGGCAAGCTTCTTCACTGCCACTGTGAACAGTTTTGTTCGAAACTTGCCCCAGTATCAAACGATTCTAACCCAACAGGTCAGCGAGGCAACAGGCTGGCTTGAAGCACGTGGAGTGGAAGTCCCGGAAGACGCTTTCAATCAGGCACTCGATACCCAAAAACTCTTTGCTTACGCGCGTACCATTGCAGGTTCGGTCACGATCCTGCTCAGCAATGGTTTCGTCATCACCCTGGTCGCGATTTTCATTTTGCTGGAGGCAGCTCGATTACCGGGGAAAATTCGCAACCTCCCCGGCATGACCGACAGGCGTTGGGATGACTTTCTGGGTATTGTTGGAAATGTCCGGCAATACATGGCAATGAAAACAGTAATGAGCCTGCTGACCGCGGTTCTGGTTGGAAGCATGTTGTGGCTGTTGGATGTCGATTACCCAATCCTGCTCGCTGTTCTGGCCTTCCTATTGAATTTCGTCCCCAGCATCGGATCGATCATTGCTGCGATCCCGGGGATTTTGCTGGCACTGATCCTCCAGGGGTTAGGTGATGCCACAATCTGCGCGATCGGCTATATAATCATCAACGTGGGCGTCAGTAACTTCCTCGAACCGAAATACATGGGGAAAGGCCTGGGTATTTCGCCCATGATCATCATAGTCAGTTTGTTCCTCTGGGGATGGATTCTCGGGCCAGTCGGTATGTTGCTATCAGTCCCTTTGACTATGACGATCAAGGTCGCCCTGGAATCCAATCCAAGGACCCGCTCCATTGCCTTCCTGCTATCAGATGGGGTTCCGATGCAGGATGAGCAGCAGGAAAAGGCCGGTCGTTAG
- a CDS encoding STAS domain-containing protein produces the protein MQIRVFQADQSLTHLALQGRMDSPNVQRIENGFLALTAGRGKSSIIELEDVSFMVSVGMRMLIEAAKGLKSADQQFILVGPKGLVEDALRIAKLDTIFTIVETAVEALDKINHEAES, from the coding sequence ATGCAAATCCGTGTCTTTCAGGCCGATCAGAGTTTGACCCACCTTGCGCTCCAGGGGCGCATGGACAGCCCCAATGTCCAGCGCATTGAAAATGGTTTCCTTGCCCTGACCGCCGGGCGTGGGAAATCATCCATCATCGAGCTGGAAGATGTTTCTTTTATGGTCTCGGTCGGGATGCGTATGCTAATTGAAGCTGCCAAGGGCCTCAAGTCTGCGGATCAGCAGTTCATCCTTGTCGGTCCTAAAGGCCTGGTTGAAGACGCACTCAGGATTGCAAAGCTGGATACCATTTTTACGATTGTGGAAACAGCAGTTGAAGCGCTCGACAAGATCAACCACGAGGCAGAGAGTTAA
- the ruvB gene encoding Holliday junction branch migration DNA helicase RuvB — translation MSDDLTGNDYLQSVLDAPETQQEKALRPLSFSDFSGQGKTVERLQVMVGAARARGEALSHILLHGPPGLGKTTLAHILGNEMGSNVRITSGPVVEKAGDLAGLLTGLQAGDILFIDEIHRIPKSVEEYLYSAMEDFRLDIMIDQGPNARSVRLTIPRFTLVGATTRTGLLTAPLRSRFTLQTRLDYYDHKTLQSIVERSCGLLEVPVDSAGSSEIAGRARGTPRVANNLINFARDYAEQRADGKISGKVAAAALELLEIDANGLDEMDKRILRLMAENYNGGPVGLGTVAVAVGEEQHTLEEVHEPYLIQEGYIARTQQGRVLTPKGWQVIGLQPSEG, via the coding sequence ATGTCCGACGATCTTACAGGCAACGATTACTTGCAGAGTGTCCTTGATGCGCCAGAAACACAGCAGGAGAAGGCCTTGCGCCCGCTTTCGTTCTCCGACTTCAGCGGTCAGGGCAAGACAGTCGAGCGATTGCAAGTCATGGTTGGCGCGGCGCGGGCGCGCGGTGAAGCTTTGAGTCATATCCTTTTGCATGGACCTCCGGGTCTCGGGAAAACCACCTTGGCTCACATCCTCGGTAACGAAATGGGCAGTAATGTGCGCATCACTTCAGGGCCAGTGGTTGAGAAAGCAGGTGATCTCGCTGGTTTGCTGACAGGGCTCCAGGCGGGTGATATTCTTTTTATTGATGAGATTCACCGGATTCCCAAAAGCGTGGAGGAATACCTTTACTCCGCCATGGAGGACTTCCGGCTCGACATAATGATCGATCAAGGGCCAAACGCTCGCAGCGTGCGGCTGACGATTCCACGCTTCACCCTGGTTGGTGCAACCACAAGGACCGGACTTTTGACCGCGCCGCTGCGCAGTCGCTTTACCTTGCAAACCCGGCTGGACTATTACGACCACAAGACATTGCAGAGCATTGTGGAGCGGAGTTGTGGTCTGCTGGAGGTTCCCGTGGACAGTGCAGGTTCCAGCGAAATCGCCGGCCGTGCTCGGGGCACCCCTCGTGTTGCCAACAATCTGATTAATTTTGCCCGCGACTATGCTGAGCAGCGGGCCGATGGCAAAATCAGTGGCAAAGTCGCTGCCGCTGCCCTGGAGTTGCTGGAAATCGATGCCAATGGCCTCGACGAGATGGATAAGCGCATCCTGCGTCTCATGGCGGAAAACTACAATGGTGGCCCGGTTGGCCTTGGCACCGTTGCCGTCGCAGTAGGGGAAGAGCAGCACACACTGGAAGAAGTCCACGAACCCTATTTGATTCAGGAGGGTTACATTGCCCGGACCCAGCAGGGCCGTGTTCTTACTCCAAAAGGCTGGCAGGTTATTGGTCTGCAGCCGAGTGAAGGTTAA
- a CDS encoding right-handed parallel beta-helix repeat-containing protein yields the protein MNRYFLLLWCLVSPLWAAGLNWDVTLFVDQASPDAIDTGVDAGTGETPFKTVSAAAQRAMAVAAEGKSVGVFVRPGTYRESIEMVGQSETDYAPITIQGVSDEVTITGAEPWNGWKIERNGAFEHAWPYGESVAPMIFVQGVRVIHMPNKKNLGPGESTLINNGKTVLMLPPKNGVVREGNVEVAERTELLRVQNLDSVTVSGLKLHGTTNGAEPASLGAVSFQQTASVQLEELSVQYNEIGLSVFHSKALTLNGVTASRNSVSGAKLYWNNTVEINGGEYSLNGVHSDGSESYGLGLRKTASVAIRRAQITENRLGLLLSYISDGAEVDAAHVFVNREVGVEAVSTKGLYMSGCIIASTGDTAMEFRGSAGEVKNTIFYSAEGKDPLLIFESMNQVSLTDNIAANFGSGMLVVASGVTETDEWGSNLFFAKKEKCFSYSDKSHDFSGWQDVTGNDLNSFFGDPLFVDPGRYEFALRNASPWFKKNSWPVR from the coding sequence ATGAATCGGTACTTTTTATTGCTATGGTGTCTTGTGTCGCCTCTTTGGGCGGCAGGCCTCAATTGGGATGTGACTTTGTTTGTTGATCAGGCCAGCCCTGATGCCATCGACACGGGCGTGGATGCGGGCACTGGCGAAACGCCTTTCAAAACGGTTAGCGCCGCCGCTCAACGCGCGATGGCGGTTGCGGCGGAAGGGAAGAGCGTCGGCGTGTTTGTTCGCCCGGGCACTTATCGTGAGAGCATCGAAATGGTTGGCCAAAGTGAAACCGATTATGCTCCGATAACCATTCAAGGTGTTTCGGACGAGGTCACGATCACTGGAGCCGAGCCATGGAATGGTTGGAAGATCGAGCGCAATGGTGCCTTTGAGCATGCGTGGCCTTATGGTGAGTCCGTTGCGCCAATGATTTTTGTGCAAGGGGTTCGTGTCATCCATATGCCGAACAAGAAAAACCTGGGACCGGGGGAATCCACCTTGATCAATAATGGCAAGACCGTTCTGATGCTTCCGCCTAAAAATGGTGTCGTGCGCGAAGGTAATGTCGAGGTGGCTGAGCGGACGGAACTCCTGCGCGTTCAGAATCTCGATTCAGTGACTGTTTCCGGTTTGAAGTTACACGGCACAACGAATGGTGCTGAGCCGGCGTCTCTGGGGGCTGTCAGTTTTCAACAGACTGCGTCAGTCCAACTTGAAGAGCTTTCCGTTCAGTACAACGAAATTGGTCTCTCTGTTTTTCATTCGAAAGCACTCACTCTGAATGGAGTGACGGCATCCCGTAACAGTGTTTCCGGAGCCAAGCTTTATTGGAACAACACCGTAGAGATAAACGGAGGCGAGTACTCGCTCAATGGTGTGCATAGTGATGGAAGTGAGAGTTATGGACTGGGCTTGCGCAAGACCGCCAGTGTGGCAATCCGCCGTGCGCAAATTACGGAGAACAGACTGGGGCTTCTCCTCAGCTATATTTCAGATGGAGCTGAAGTGGATGCAGCGCATGTTTTTGTGAACCGCGAGGTGGGGGTTGAAGCCGTTTCCACGAAGGGATTATATATGTCAGGCTGTATTATTGCAAGTACTGGCGACACTGCGATGGAGTTTCGTGGATCAGCCGGCGAGGTAAAGAACACGATTTTTTATTCAGCAGAAGGCAAGGACCCTTTACTCATATTTGAGAGCATGAATCAAGTTTCGTTGACGGATAACATCGCAGCAAACTTTGGTTCGGGAATGTTGGTTGTCGCCAGTGGAGTTACTGAAACAGACGAGTGGGGGAGTAATTTGTTTTTTGCAAAGAAGGAGAAGTGCTTTTCTTACAGTGATAAAAGTCACGACTTTTCCGGATGGCAGGATGTCACTGGAAATGATTTAAACTCCTTTTTTGGTGATCCGCTATTTGTTGATCCGGGCAGATATGAATTTGCTCTCAGAAATGCCAGTCCCTGGTTCAAAAAGAACTCCTGGCCTGTTCGATAA
- a CDS encoding SDR family oxidoreductase, which produces MHLENKTIVVTGTNRGIGKALVTELLKRNVRKVYATARNIDHIESYGDARVVPLKLDITNEEQVKAVAKEASDTDLLINNAGAAEYISAMDGPPKMIERDMNTNYYGTLNMMRAFVPVLEKKSVSAIANVVSIVAFVNFPNLGGYCASKAALYSITQGARIELKHKCINVHSINPGPIDTDMAKGSDVDKTSPEETARNILDGLEADEADIFPDQIGRAMFDTWLKHYRDLEHMVASMLKSA; this is translated from the coding sequence ATGCATTTAGAAAATAAAACCATCGTCGTGACGGGAACCAATCGAGGTATTGGTAAAGCACTAGTGACCGAACTATTAAAACGCAATGTCCGGAAAGTGTATGCAACTGCCCGCAATATTGACCACATCGAAAGCTATGGTGATGCTCGAGTGGTTCCCTTGAAACTCGACATTACCAATGAGGAACAAGTCAAAGCAGTGGCGAAGGAGGCATCCGACACCGACCTCTTAATAAACAATGCCGGAGCCGCCGAGTACATTAGTGCGATGGATGGTCCGCCAAAAATGATCGAGCGCGACATGAATACGAATTATTACGGGACACTAAATATGATGCGCGCATTTGTGCCAGTGCTTGAGAAGAAGTCTGTATCGGCAATCGCGAACGTCGTATCGATTGTCGCATTTGTTAATTTCCCAAACCTGGGAGGATACTGTGCATCCAAAGCAGCTCTTTATTCCATTACCCAGGGAGCACGTATTGAACTGAAACACAAGTGCATCAATGTGCATAGCATCAACCCTGGTCCTATTGACACAGATATGGCCAAGGGATCTGATGTGGACAAAACAAGCCCTGAAGAAACCGCGCGTAACATCCTTGATGGTCTTGAGGCCGATGAAGCAGATATCTTCCCGGATCAAATTGGCAGGGCAATGTTCGACACCTGGCTTAAGCATTATCGCGATCTTGAACATATGGTCGCCAGCATGCTAAAATCAGCTTAA
- a CDS encoding GNAT family N-acetyltransferase, translating to MMEEVSYRNATRDELDIAVSWAAAEGWNPGLDDADVFWETDPEGYVVAERDGEVIATGSIVSYGDFGFMGFFIVKQELRSQHIGTGFWQWRKEMLHKRLTPGAAIGMDGVFDMQPFYARGGFKFTHRNLRMEGVGRPSQPAGNLSELSMVPFDKVADLDKRCFGFDRERFLRKWIAPKHGLALGAFDGDHLQGYGVVRQCGRGYKIGPLFAETSETAESIFLALSDRAAGEPIFLDTPENNPAAMALARKYEMSEVFGCARMYAGPAPSLPWENIYGVTTFELG from the coding sequence ATTATGGAAGAAGTGAGTTACAGAAATGCTACCCGCGATGAACTTGATATAGCCGTTTCCTGGGCAGCTGCCGAAGGTTGGAATCCCGGTTTGGATGATGCGGATGTTTTCTGGGAAACCGATCCGGAGGGTTATGTCGTTGCCGAGCGTGATGGTGAGGTCATTGCAACCGGCTCTATCGTCAGCTATGGCGACTTCGGTTTCATGGGTTTCTTCATCGTTAAGCAGGAGTTACGCAGTCAGCACATTGGTACTGGTTTTTGGCAGTGGCGTAAAGAAATGCTGCATAAGCGTCTCACCCCGGGTGCTGCCATTGGCATGGATGGTGTTTTCGATATGCAGCCTTTCTATGCAAGAGGTGGATTCAAATTCACGCATCGCAATTTGAGAATGGAGGGCGTTGGTCGTCCATCCCAGCCAGCAGGCAATCTTTCCGAGCTTTCGATGGTTCCCTTTGATAAGGTTGCCGATTTGGATAAACGGTGCTTTGGCTTTGACCGCGAACGCTTTTTAAGGAAATGGATCGCGCCTAAGCATGGTCTTGCCCTTGGGGCTTTTGATGGAGATCACTTGCAGGGGTATGGTGTGGTGCGCCAGTGTGGGCGTGGCTACAAGATTGGACCACTCTTTGCTGAAACATCGGAAACCGCTGAAAGCATTTTCCTGGCTTTGAGTGATCGTGCTGCTGGCGAACCGATCTTTCTTGATACTCCAGAAAACAATCCAGCGGCCATGGCGCTTGCTCGAAAGTATGAAATGAGTGAAGTCTTTGGTTGCGCCAGAATGTATGCTGGTCCGGCTCCTTCGCTTCCCTGGGAGAATATTTACGGTGTCACCACCTTTGAATTAGGCTAG
- a CDS encoding MFS transporter, with amino-acid sequence MEHKTPDYARRNYLAHFIDGGLFMGGMAFIAADSVLPAAVSQLGGPNWLISLMPILGFIGFIWPPIFTAGLIERCSRMKPLCLISGIPQRLPFLIAGLILIWKGEEDPMLALIAVAATPLISGMFGGLTMPAWIQLMAKTVRAQRRSSLTGMRNTLGALIGILAAIVVKHVLENYPGATGFGILYLACFSVMAISWLFFSTIKEVPTVSSKEPGPFDLKRYVKDLVTLAVEDKLFRLFCVMRVFGQSFFMSLPFVAISVLDAGKLNDSFLGVLVGTQVAGSIIGNLVGAYFGDRHGGKIVILMSRILLFLAVAMMIHPAAATGIAFFFFFGIGNSLSQIGAVTLMMEMAPEETRPSYTALAMFVAAPSMLLFTLLGSVLWSAFGSIQLLAMVGLFGMGISLILLLRVPEPRKSAV; translated from the coding sequence GTGGAACACAAAACGCCAGATTACGCCCGTCGAAATTACCTGGCACATTTTATAGACGGTGGCCTGTTTATGGGCGGCATGGCTTTTATTGCGGCTGACTCGGTGCTTCCCGCCGCCGTCAGCCAGCTGGGTGGGCCCAACTGGTTGATCTCACTTATGCCTATCCTTGGGTTCATTGGATTCATCTGGCCACCAATCTTTACCGCCGGACTAATCGAACGCTGCAGCAGGATGAAGCCGCTGTGTTTAATCTCCGGTATTCCGCAAAGACTACCCTTCTTGATTGCAGGGCTGATCCTGATCTGGAAGGGCGAGGAAGATCCCATGCTTGCGCTGATTGCGGTGGCGGCAACACCACTCATTTCGGGTATGTTTGGTGGCCTGACCATGCCTGCGTGGATTCAGCTGATGGCTAAAACCGTCCGGGCTCAACGCCGCTCCTCACTAACCGGAATGCGGAATACCCTGGGTGCCCTGATTGGAATCCTCGCGGCAATCGTGGTTAAACATGTTTTGGAAAACTACCCGGGAGCAACCGGCTTTGGCATTCTCTACCTAGCTTGCTTTTCCGTAATGGCGATTTCGTGGCTCTTTTTCTCCACGATCAAGGAAGTGCCAACCGTTTCAAGCAAGGAACCCGGCCCATTCGATCTGAAACGCTACGTCAAGGATCTCGTCACACTGGCAGTAGAGGACAAGCTGTTCCGGCTCTTTTGTGTCATGCGTGTTTTCGGGCAGTCATTCTTCATGTCATTGCCCTTCGTTGCCATCTCCGTGCTTGATGCTGGAAAATTGAACGACTCTTTTCTTGGAGTCCTGGTCGGAACCCAGGTCGCCGGCAGTATCATTGGTAATCTGGTGGGTGCATACTTTGGAGATCGTCACGGCGGAAAGATCGTCATTCTGATGTCACGCATTCTGCTGTTCCTGGCCGTCGCCATGATGATACATCCGGCAGCCGCAACCGGTATCGCCTTTTTCTTCTTTTTCGGCATCGGGAACTCTCTCAGTCAGATTGGTGCGGTCACCCTTATGATGGAAATGGCTCCGGAGGAAACCCGCCCGAGTTATACCGCACTCGCCATGTTTGTTGCCGCTCCCAGTATGTTGCTTTTTACTCTGCTGGGCTCAGTGCTGTGGTCGGCCTTTGGATCGATCCAACTGCTGGCAATGGTCGGCCTGTTCGGCATGGGCATATCGCTGATCCTACTCCTTCGAGTTCCCGAACCACGCAAGAGTGCTGTTTGA
- a CDS encoding PLP-dependent transferase codes for MSLLREHPLGEPVPDTVHAVCVSLPKMADVIGYEERHPETMAAVKFGYPRFVFHDYVVKAANLAAKRHDVVGRAVYAVTSAAAAWALAEYVSADSHAILPEADFVMVHFPDTPEVRKQAKAFLQHTGGSISSRQAEDYLHAADHNFPIQEEDSFAGDEEAHVLGALRQYIDSKHLYIANCGMNAFYATIRAVSEMQRPRGKTLYLQLGWLYLDTQKVLSELLQSGDEVIVQLDVFDLEAIDQIFEEHGDKLAAVVTELPTNPLVQTPDFEHLSALCQKYDTVRIFDPSVAGIANVDALPFCDVLVTSLTKYAASQADVMIGAVAVNEGSVFADELAPAIRRLVEPPYPRDLARLAAQIDEMPQVVAQQNENAAKVVEYLEAHPAVGKVFHPKKSDSAKHFSELARTDASLGCIVTFELEKPLVDFYDKSTVVKGPSFGTDYTMMCPFLYLAHYDLVSNDFGRAYLKERGLNPELIRLSIGTEPFEEIQAALEAGLSD; via the coding sequence ATGAGTTTGCTTAGAGAACATCCACTGGGGGAACCAGTCCCGGACACTGTCCATGCTGTCTGCGTCAGCCTGCCTAAAATGGCGGATGTTATCGGCTATGAAGAGAGGCATCCGGAAACCATGGCTGCAGTCAAGTTCGGATACCCACGGTTTGTTTTTCACGACTATGTGGTCAAGGCTGCCAATCTCGCCGCAAAGCGTCATGATGTCGTAGGGCGGGCCGTTTACGCAGTGACTTCTGCTGCCGCCGCCTGGGCCTTGGCCGAATATGTCAGTGCCGATTCGCATGCGATTCTGCCCGAGGCGGATTTTGTCATGGTTCATTTTCCAGACACACCCGAAGTGCGTAAGCAGGCGAAAGCATTTCTCCAGCACACTGGTGGTAGTATTTCATCGCGTCAGGCTGAAGACTACCTTCACGCCGCTGATCACAATTTTCCCATTCAGGAAGAGGACTCGTTTGCAGGTGACGAAGAGGCGCATGTACTGGGTGCGCTCCGTCAGTACATCGACAGCAAGCACCTCTACATTGCGAATTGTGGAATGAATGCCTTTTACGCCACGATTCGGGCTGTCAGTGAAATGCAGCGTCCACGTGGTAAGACACTTTATCTTCAGCTTGGTTGGCTTTATCTCGATACACAAAAGGTTCTCAGTGAGCTCCTTCAATCCGGTGATGAGGTCATTGTTCAGCTCGACGTATTTGACCTCGAAGCAATCGATCAAATTTTTGAGGAGCATGGCGACAAGCTTGCTGCGGTGGTTACCGAGTTACCGACCAATCCCCTGGTGCAAACTCCGGACTTTGAACACCTCAGTGCTCTGTGTCAGAAGTATGATACAGTGCGAATCTTTGATCCCAGCGTTGCCGGGATTGCCAATGTCGATGCACTTCCATTCTGCGATGTACTGGTAACAAGCCTGACGAAGTACGCCGCTTCACAGGCCGATGTTATGATAGGAGCTGTTGCAGTGAACGAAGGCTCTGTCTTTGCTGATGAATTGGCTCCGGCAATTCGGCGCTTGGTGGAGCCGCCTTATCCCCGTGACCTTGCGCGCTTGGCGGCGCAGATTGATGAGATGCCGCAGGTTGTTGCTCAACAAAATGAAAACGCCGCGAAGGTCGTTGAATATCTCGAAGCCCATCCTGCGGTTGGTAAGGTTTTTCATCCGAAGAAGAGTGACTCAGCAAAGCACTTTTCAGAGCTGGCTCGAACCGATGCTTCGCTTGGATGCATTGTGACTTTTGAATTGGAGAAGCCGCTGGTTGATTTTTATGATAAATCTACTGTGGTTAAGGGACCGAGTTTTGGGACGGATTACACGATGATGTGCCCTTTTCTTTACCTGGCACATTATGATTTGGTTTCGAACGATTTCGGACGTGCTTATTTAAAGGAACGTGGGCTGAATCCCGAGTTGATTCGCTTGTCTATTGGGACAGAACCTTTCGAAGAAATCCAGGCTGCACTTGAGGCAGGGCTGAGTGATTAG
- a CDS encoding diaminopimelate decarboxylase: METLRFLTPELARSLRDDFGTPLYVYDLGSLRQQAETALAFPNAYGLTVRFAMKAAPNAAILQVFNRMGLHIDASSGFEVRRALAAGVPADHISLSSQEMPDDFAELFETGIRFNACSLNQLTRFGRLFPGGRCGIRFNPGLGSGGTGKTNVGGPHSSFGIWHEWAPQVEEIAVEHELVIERIHTHIGSGSDPAVWEKVSGMSLDLVRRFTSVTTLNLGGGFKVGRMASEVSTDLQTVGLPVKAAFEKLAEETGREIRLEIEPGTFLVANACSLLSTAQDIVATGGEQAMNFIKLDAGMTEILRPSLYAAQQPIIVIPEEDSNEEKDYLVVGHCCESGDILTPAPDDPEKLLPRPLAGAKPGDLVVIEGAGAYCSSMSAKNYNSFPEAAEVLVDEKQVGHLIRQRQALEQIFQNEVPYKES; encoded by the coding sequence ATGGAAACACTTCGTTTTTTGACGCCTGAGCTGGCCCGATCGTTGCGCGACGACTTCGGGACTCCGCTCTATGTATATGACTTGGGCTCTCTGCGGCAACAGGCTGAGACTGCCCTGGCATTCCCCAATGCCTACGGATTAACGGTTCGCTTTGCCATGAAAGCGGCACCCAATGCGGCCATTTTGCAGGTGTTCAATCGGATGGGTCTCCATATCGATGCTTCTTCCGGCTTTGAAGTACGCCGCGCCCTCGCTGCTGGTGTTCCGGCAGATCATATTTCGCTTAGCTCTCAGGAGATGCCTGATGACTTTGCTGAACTCTTTGAAACCGGTATCCGTTTTAATGCCTGCTCGCTCAATCAGCTGACTCGCTTTGGCCGACTCTTTCCTGGTGGGCGTTGCGGTATTCGCTTTAATCCCGGCCTTGGTTCGGGTGGCACGGGCAAGACCAATGTCGGCGGTCCGCATTCCAGCTTTGGTATCTGGCATGAATGGGCGCCTCAGGTTGAAGAGATTGCCGTCGAACACGAGCTCGTCATCGAACGCATCCATACGCATATTGGATCGGGGAGCGATCCCGCAGTCTGGGAAAAAGTATCCGGGATGAGCCTTGATTTGGTGCGCCGCTTTACCAGTGTGACCACGCTCAATCTCGGTGGTGGTTTCAAGGTTGGCCGGATGGCAAGTGAGGTTTCCACAGATCTTCAGACGGTTGGCCTGCCGGTTAAGGCTGCATTTGAAAAGCTGGCGGAAGAAACCGGACGCGAAATCCGATTGGAAATCGAACCGGGAACATTTTTGGTCGCGAATGCTTGTTCGTTGTTGTCCACCGCCCAGGACATTGTTGCCACTGGTGGAGAGCAGGCGATGAACTTTATCAAGCTCGATGCCGGGATGACCGAAATTCTGCGACCTTCGCTTTACGCTGCGCAACAGCCCATCATTGTTATTCCTGAAGAGGATTCAAATGAGGAAAAGGATTATCTGGTGGTTGGTCATTGTTGTGAGAGTGGGGATATTCTCACACCTGCTCCGGATGATCCGGAAAAGTTACTGCCACGACCTTTGGCTGGAGCCAAGCCAGGCGATCTTGTTGTGATCGAAGGTGCCGGAGCCTATTGCAGTAGTATGAGTGCAAAGAACTATAATTCGTTCCCGGAAGCAGCTGAAGTTCTGGTGGATGAAAAACAGGTGGGGCACCTTATCCGTCAACGCCAGGCACTTGAGCAGATTTTCCAGAATGAAGTGCCATACAAGGAAAGTTAA
- a CDS encoding trifunctional transcriptional activator/DNA repair protein Ada/methylated-DNA--[protein]-cysteine S-methyltransferase, whose translation MITALERNEYYQALVQRNSEYEGVFFAGIKSTGIFCRPTCTARKPKKENCDFFKTAQEALLAGYRSCKRCNPLSHPEEAPHLIKTLIEAVEAEPEKRWSDADFRALGVDSSTVRRQFKKRFGMTFVAYARARRMGLAMKQIRNGETVINAQINTGYESGSGFRDAFSRIMGAAPNNKSHKVLKAEWLDTRLGPMIAMVDEDALYLLEFADRRGLEREVECLRKRLKVAIIPGRTKITDSIEKELTEYFAGALKAFTTPIAYTGSDFQKSVWEQLRKIPYGKTRSYAEQAKAIGNPSAVRAVARANGANQLAIIVPCHRVIGSDGKLTGYAGGLARKQWLLENEQGM comes from the coding sequence ATGATAACCGCCCTGGAAAGAAACGAATACTATCAGGCTTTGGTTCAGCGAAACTCTGAATACGAAGGCGTGTTCTTTGCCGGGATTAAAAGCACTGGAATTTTTTGCCGACCCACTTGCACCGCAAGGAAACCCAAAAAGGAAAACTGCGATTTTTTCAAAACAGCCCAGGAAGCACTGCTGGCCGGGTATCGCTCCTGCAAGCGCTGCAATCCGCTATCCCACCCGGAAGAAGCACCACATTTAATAAAGACTCTGATCGAGGCAGTGGAAGCAGAGCCCGAAAAGCGATGGAGCGATGCCGACTTTCGAGCGCTTGGCGTTGATTCCTCAACGGTACGGCGGCAGTTCAAGAAGCGTTTCGGCATGACTTTTGTTGCCTATGCACGCGCACGAAGAATGGGATTGGCCATGAAACAAATTCGTAATGGTGAAACCGTCATCAACGCACAAATCAACACGGGCTATGAATCAGGAAGTGGTTTTCGCGATGCTTTCTCGCGGATCATGGGCGCAGCACCAAACAACAAAAGCCACAAAGTCCTCAAAGCGGAATGGTTAGACACTCGCCTTGGACCCATGATTGCAATGGTTGATGAAGACGCGCTTTATTTACTCGAGTTTGCAGACCGGAGAGGTCTTGAGCGCGAAGTAGAATGCCTGCGGAAAAGACTGAAAGTCGCCATCATTCCCGGAAGAACCAAAATCACGGATAGCATCGAAAAGGAACTCACAGAGTACTTCGCCGGGGCCTTGAAAGCTTTTACAACCCCGATTGCATACACCGGTTCCGACTTTCAGAAATCCGTATGGGAGCAACTCAGAAAAATCCCCTACGGCAAGACGCGCTCCTATGCTGAGCAAGCAAAGGCTATCGGTAATCCATCCGCAGTAAGAGCAGTTGCCAGAGCAAACGGTGCCAATCAACTCGCAATCATCGTCCCCTGCCATCGAGTGATTGGTTCTGATGGAAAACTAACCGGCTATGCCGGAGGTCTGGCCCGCAAACAGTGGCTACTGGAAAACGAGCAAGGAATGTAA